One genomic segment of Panicum virgatum strain AP13 chromosome 2N, P.virgatum_v5, whole genome shotgun sequence includes these proteins:
- the LOC120661234 gene encoding ATPase family AAA domain-containing protein At1g05910-like isoform X2: MEDDDLMRPRYRSSKSKGENNAAHDEVSARPKRQKLSNSIPRREGLRPRRSLRGKRLHAYQESEDEQESSDEQGAEDQRENGNEIEEDAGDDDEVDGGDEAEADGDDEDGEEEQEGRRRYDLRDRSEVRRPSPRKEGKHRPQSPRRVLVHGIGPKNSKYLKKGGSRMHKRPRFSLPDDSDDSLLVDEPDEGPSMPWMRSGRGGMPWLMGGLDMHSPAAWGLNVGASGWGHQGDSSTSLMPGVQTAGPSSKGGADIQPLQVDESVSFKDIGGLSEYIDALKEMVFFPLLYPDFFANYHITPPRGVLLCGPPGTGKTLIARALACAASKAGQKVSFYMRKGADVLSKWVGEAERQLKLLFEEAQKNQPSIIFFDEIDGLAPVRSSKQEQIHNSIVSTLLALMDGLDSRGQVVLIGATNRIDAIDGALRRPGRFDREFYFPLPGYEARAEILDIHTRKWKDPPPKELKMELAVSCVGYCGADLKALCTEAAIRAFREKYPQVYTSDDKFVIDVDSVSVEKYHFLEAMSTITPAAHRGSIVHSRPLSSVIAPCLKRHLDKIMERISDIFPFLSSVDFSKFSALSYGSSIPLVYRPRLLICGGESVGLDHVGPAVLHELEKFSVHSLGLPSLLSDPSAKTPEEALVHIFGEAKRTTPSILYLPQFHLWWDTAHEQLRAVLLTLLNELPSNLPVLLLGTSSVAFTDLEEECASIFSSRNMYQVDQPSYDDRLRYFNILFESLLSFQTEESRNKLKKQKSAIDLPKAPKVVEGPKVSELKARAEAEQHAVRRMRMCLRDICNRILYNKRFNVFHFPVSEEEVPDYRSVIHKPMDMATVLQRVDSGQYLTRAAFMNDIDLIVSNAKTYNGNDYNGSRIVSRACELRDVVQGMLSQMDPSLVSFCDKIASQGGPLQVMDDEDSSILQAAPVAQLVSGTRISARLRNVQPEVNLSQSYEVLKRQKKSAENEQGLTKDVAARDERSPEDVDLSKPISPEETPKEPDSNGTLKEADNSPAEAAEVPARPEPMETDSSEVATTVSTGDDLLGQLEALKQRFMEHTAGYGVPQLERLYSRIMKGVIELTSKESNEDHRRLVVRYLLTFVENSDNF, encoded by the exons ATGGAAGATGATGATCTTATG AGGCCCAGATATCGTTCTTCAAAGAGTAAAGGGGAAAACAATGCTGCACATGATGAAGTGTCAGCGCGGCCAAAGCGCCAGAAGTTATCCAACTCTATACCTCGCCGCGAAGGTTTACGACCCAGAAGATCTTTGCGAGGAAAAAGGCTGCATGCATACCAGGAATCTGAAGATGAACAGGAAAGCTCTGATGAACAGGGTGCAGAAGATCAAAGAGAAAATGGCAATGAGATTGAGGAGGAtgcaggtgatgatgatgaggttGATGGAGGCGATGAAGCTGAAGCAGATGGagatgatgaagatggtgaggaagaacaagaaggaaggaggagatatGATTTAAGGGATCGTTCAGAGGTTCGTAGACCATCCCCTCGTAAGGAAGGGAAGCACAGGCCACAATCTCCTCGTAGAGTACTAGTTCATGGAATTGGTCCAAAGAACAGCAAATATTTAAAAAAAGGCGGGTCGCGTATGCATAAGCGCCCTCGTTTCTCTTTACCAGACGATTCGGATGATTCCCTTCTTGTGGATGAGCCGGATGAAGGTCCATCCATGCCATGGATGCGTAGTGGGAGGGGAGGTATGCCGTGGTTGATGGGTGGATTGGACATGCATAGTCCAGCAGCATGGGGTCTGAATGTTGGAGCATCTGGTTGGGGTCACCAGGGTGACAGTTCTACTTCACTCATGCCCGGGGTCCAAACTGCGGGACCAAGTTCCAAGGGAGGAGCTGATATTCAGCCTCTGCAAGTTGATGAGAGTGTGAGTTTTAAAGATATTGGTGGACTATCAGAGTACATTGATGCTTTGAAGGAAATGGTTTTCTTCCCTTTGCTGTATCCAGATTTTTTTGCAAACTACCACATTACTCCACCTAGAGGAGTTCTGCTTTGTGGCCCGCCGGGTACTGGAAAAACATTGATTGCCCGTGCCTTAGCTTGTGCTGCCTCTAAAGCCGGCCAGAAGGTCAGTTTTTATATGCGCAAAGGGGCTGATGTTCTTAGTAAATGGGTTGGAGAGGCTGAAAGGCAGCTCAAGTTACTTTTTGAGGAAGCTCAAAAGAATCAGCCATCTATTATATTTTTTGATGAAATTGATGGCCTGGCACCTGTGAGGTCTAGCAAGCAGGAGCAGATTCACAATTCAATTGTTTCGACATTGCTTGCTTTGATGGATGGTCTTGATTCACGTGGGCAAGTTGTCTTGATTGGAGCAACTAACAGAATTGATGCCATTGATGGAGCATTGCGTAGACCTGGCCGATTTGATCGTGAGTTTTATTTTCCTTTACCTGGCTACGAGGCTCGAGCCGAAATACTGGATATTCATACAAGGAAATGGAAGGATCCTCCACCAAAGGAACTAAAGATGGAGCTTGCTGTTAGCTGTGTGGGATATTGTGGAGCTGATTTGAAAGCGTTGTGTACTGAAGCAGCTATTAGAGCATTTAGAGAGAAGTATCCTCAGGTCTACACAAGTGATGACAAGTTTGTCATTGATGTTGATTCGGTCAGTGTTGAGAAATACCACTTTTTGGAAGCTATGTCTACAATAACTCCAGCTGCGCATAGGGGATCCATTGTGCATTCAAGGCCACTTTCATCAGTTATTGCTCCCTGTCTGAAGAGGCATCTTGATAAAATAATGGAACGGATTTCTgatatttttccttttctttcatcCGTAGATTTTAGCAAGTTCTCTGCCCTTTCCTATGGATCTTCCATTCCTCTTGTTTATAGACCTCGCCTTTTGATATGTGGTGGTGAGAGTGTTGGACTG GATCATGTGGGACCAGCTGTTTTGCATGAACTTGAGAAGTTTTCTGTTCACTCGTTGGGACTGCCTTCTCTTCTCTCTGATCCAAGTGCAAAGACGCCTGAAGAAGCTCTTGTGCATATTTTTGGGGAAGCCAAGAGAACAACTCCATCCATTCTCTACCTGCCTCAGTTCCATCTTTGGTGGGATACG GCACACGAACAGCTTAGGGCTGTGTTACTGACTCTATTGAATGAGTTACCATCCAACCTTCCAGTTTTGTTGCTAGGAACATCATCAGTGGCTTTCACTGATCTCGAAGAAGAGTGTGCTTCCATATTCTCTTCTCGCAATAT GTACCAAGTGGATCAACCAAGTTATGATGATAGATTGAGATACTTCAATATATTGTTTGAGTCATTGCTCTCGTTCCAAACGGAGGAATCAAGAAACAAGTTAAAGAAACAGAAATCTGCTATTGATCTTCCGAAAGCTCCAAAGGTAGTGGAGGGTCCTAAGGTTTCGGAGCTAAAGGCTAGGGCAGAAGCCGAGCAGCATGCTGTCCGTCGAATGAGGATGTGCCTCCGAGATATTTGTAACCG CATTTTATACAACAAAAGGTTCAATGTGTTTCACTTCCCAGTATCAGAAGAGGAGGTACCTGACTATCGATCAGTAATTCACAAGCCTATGGATATGGCTACTGTCTTGCAGCGGGTGGACTCTGGACAATACCTTACCAGGGCAGCATTTATGAATGATATTGATCTTATTGTCTCGAATGCAAAG ACTTATAATGGGAACGACTACAATGGATCTAGGATCGTCAGTAGAGCATGTGAACTCCGAGACGTG GTGCAAGGTATGTTGTCACAGATGGACCCGTCTTTGGTGTCCTTCTGTGATAAAATCGCTTCACAGGGGGGACCACTGCAGGTTATGGATGATGAAGATAGCTCCATTCTTCAAGCAGCACCTGTTGCTCAGCTGGTTTCTGGCACTAGAATAAGTGCAAGGCTTCGCAATGTGCAGCCAGAAGTAAATCTCTCACAAAGTTATGAAGTGCTTAAGCGGCAAAAGAAAAGTGCAGAAAATGAACAGG GCTTGACTAAAGATGTGGCTGCCAGAGACGAAAGGTCTCCAGAAGATGTAGATTTGTCAAAACCAATTTCCCCAGAAGAAACTCCAAAAGAACCAGATTCAAATGGCACACTGAAAGAAGCCGACAATTCACCAGCTGAAGCAGCAGAAGTACCTGCTCGTCCTGAACCCATGGAGACTGACAGCAGTGAAGTTGCCACCACCGTGAGTACTGGTGACGACTTACTCGGACAGCTAGAAGCCCTAAAGCAACGCTTTATGGAGCACACGGCAGGCTACGGCGTCCCACAGCTGGAGAGGCTGTATTCCCGGATAATGAAAGGCGTGATAGAGTTGACAAGTAAAGAAAGCAATGAAGATCATAGGCGGTTAGTTGTTAGATATTTGTTGACATTTGTTGAGAACAGCGACAATTTTTAA
- the LOC120661236 gene encoding proteasome subunit beta type-4-like produces MAWQQAMGSHAAGGSQAPPAAAAAAAGGGETQRTQYPYVTGTSVIALKYKDGVIMACDTGASYGSTLRYKSVERIKAVGKHSLIGASGEYSDFQEILRYLDELTLSDHMWDDGNSLGPKEIHSYLTRVMYNRRNKFDPLWNTLVLGGVKKGPKGDEKYLGMVNMIGTHFEENHVATGFGNHLAIPILRAEWREEMTFEEAVKLVEKCLLVLLYRDRSSINKFQIAKITTEGSTIYPPYSLKTYWGFSHFENPAQGAVGSW; encoded by the exons ATGGCG TGGCAGCAGGCGATGGGATCTCACGCCGCGGGCGGGAGCCAggcgccaccggcggcggcggcggcggcggcgggaggaggcgaGACGCAGCGGACGCA GTATCCGTATGTGACTGGTACTTCTGTCATTGCCTTGAAGTACAAGGATGGTGTGATCATGGCATGTGATACTGGAG CCTCCTATGGGTCAACTTTGAGATACAAGAGTGTGGAACGCATTAAGGCAGTTGGTAAGCATAGCCTCATTGGAGCAAGCGGAGAGTACAGTGATTTCCAGGAGATTTTGCGCTATCTCGATGAACTAAC TTTGTCTGATCATATGTGGGATGATGGGAACTCTTTGGGCCCGAAAGAGATCCACAGTTATTTGACAAGGGTAATGTACAACAGACGCAACAAGTTTGATCCTCTCTGGAACACCCTTGTCCTTGGTGGAGTTAAAAAGGGCCCAAAGGGCGATGAGAAATATCTTGGGATG GTTAACATGATTGGTACCCACTTTGAGGAAAACCATGTTGCTACTGGGTTTGGAAATCATCTGGCGATCCCCATACTTCGGGCTGAATGGCGCGAGGAAATGACTTTTGAAGAAGCTGTTAAGCTGGTTGAGAAGTGTTTGCTGGTCTTGCTGTACCGTGATAGGTCATCTATCAACAAATTCCAG ATTGCCAAGATCACAACTGAAGGATCAACCATCTACCCGCCATACTCTTTGAAGACCTACTGGGGCTTCTCTCATTTTGAAAACCCAGCCCAGGGTGCAGTAGGGTCATGGTAG
- the LOC120661234 gene encoding ATPase family AAA domain-containing protein At1g05910-like isoform X3 has product MFQRPRYRSSKSKGENNAAHDEVSARPKRQKLSNSIPRREGLRPRRSLRGKRLHAYQESEDEQESSDEQGAEDQRENGNEIEEDAGDDDEVDGGDEAEADGDDEDGEEEQEGRRRYDLRDRSEVRRPSPRKEGKHRPQSPRRVLVHGIGPKNSKYLKKGGSRMHKRPRFSLPDDSDDSLLVDEPDEGPSMPWMRSGRGGMPWLMGGLDMHSPAAWGLNVGASGWGHQGDSSTSLMPGVQTAGPSSKGGADIQPLQVDESVSFKDIGGLSEYIDALKEMVFFPLLYPDFFANYHITPPRGVLLCGPPGTGKTLIARALACAASKAGQKVSFYMRKGADVLSKWVGEAERQLKLLFEEAQKNQPSIIFFDEIDGLAPVRSSKQEQIHNSIVSTLLALMDGLDSRGQVVLIGATNRIDAIDGALRRPGRFDREFYFPLPGYEARAEILDIHTRKWKDPPPKELKMELAVSCVGYCGADLKALCTEAAIRAFREKYPQVYTSDDKFVIDVDSVSVEKYHFLEAMSTITPAAHRGSIVHSRPLSSVIAPCLKRHLDKIMERISDIFPFLSSVDFSKFSALSYGSSIPLVYRPRLLICGGESVGLDHVGPAVLHELEKFSVHSLGLPSLLSDPSAKTPEEALVHIFGEAKRTTPSILYLPQFHLWWDTAHEQLRAVLLTLLNELPSNLPVLLLGTSSVAFTDLEEECASIFSSRNMYQVDQPSYDDRLRYFNILFESLLSFQTEESRNKLKKQKSAIDLPKAPKVVEGPKVSELKARAEAEQHAVRRMRMCLRDICNRILYNKRFNVFHFPVSEEEVPDYRSVIHKPMDMATVLQRVDSGQYLTRAAFMNDIDLIVSNAKTYNGNDYNGSRIVSRACELRDVVQGMLSQMDPSLVSFCDKIASQGGPLQVMDDEDSSILQAAPVAQLVSGTRISARLRNVQPEVNLSQSYEVLKRQKKSAENEQGLTKDVAARDERSPEDVDLSKPISPEETPKEPDSNGTLKEADNSPAEAAEVPARPEPMETDSSEVATTVSTGDDLLGQLEALKQRFMEHTAGYGVPQLERLYSRIMKGVIELTSKESNEDHRRLVVRYLLTFVENSDNF; this is encoded by the exons ATGTTTCAGAGGCCCAGATATCGTTCTTCAAAGAGTAAAGGGGAAAACAATGCTGCACATGATGAAGTGTCAGCGCGGCCAAAGCGCCAGAAGTTATCCAACTCTATACCTCGCCGCGAAGGTTTACGACCCAGAAGATCTTTGCGAGGAAAAAGGCTGCATGCATACCAGGAATCTGAAGATGAACAGGAAAGCTCTGATGAACAGGGTGCAGAAGATCAAAGAGAAAATGGCAATGAGATTGAGGAGGAtgcaggtgatgatgatgaggttGATGGAGGCGATGAAGCTGAAGCAGATGGagatgatgaagatggtgaggaagaacaagaaggaaggaggagatatGATTTAAGGGATCGTTCAGAGGTTCGTAGACCATCCCCTCGTAAGGAAGGGAAGCACAGGCCACAATCTCCTCGTAGAGTACTAGTTCATGGAATTGGTCCAAAGAACAGCAAATATTTAAAAAAAGGCGGGTCGCGTATGCATAAGCGCCCTCGTTTCTCTTTACCAGACGATTCGGATGATTCCCTTCTTGTGGATGAGCCGGATGAAGGTCCATCCATGCCATGGATGCGTAGTGGGAGGGGAGGTATGCCGTGGTTGATGGGTGGATTGGACATGCATAGTCCAGCAGCATGGGGTCTGAATGTTGGAGCATCTGGTTGGGGTCACCAGGGTGACAGTTCTACTTCACTCATGCCCGGGGTCCAAACTGCGGGACCAAGTTCCAAGGGAGGAGCTGATATTCAGCCTCTGCAAGTTGATGAGAGTGTGAGTTTTAAAGATATTGGTGGACTATCAGAGTACATTGATGCTTTGAAGGAAATGGTTTTCTTCCCTTTGCTGTATCCAGATTTTTTTGCAAACTACCACATTACTCCACCTAGAGGAGTTCTGCTTTGTGGCCCGCCGGGTACTGGAAAAACATTGATTGCCCGTGCCTTAGCTTGTGCTGCCTCTAAAGCCGGCCAGAAGGTCAGTTTTTATATGCGCAAAGGGGCTGATGTTCTTAGTAAATGGGTTGGAGAGGCTGAAAGGCAGCTCAAGTTACTTTTTGAGGAAGCTCAAAAGAATCAGCCATCTATTATATTTTTTGATGAAATTGATGGCCTGGCACCTGTGAGGTCTAGCAAGCAGGAGCAGATTCACAATTCAATTGTTTCGACATTGCTTGCTTTGATGGATGGTCTTGATTCACGTGGGCAAGTTGTCTTGATTGGAGCAACTAACAGAATTGATGCCATTGATGGAGCATTGCGTAGACCTGGCCGATTTGATCGTGAGTTTTATTTTCCTTTACCTGGCTACGAGGCTCGAGCCGAAATACTGGATATTCATACAAGGAAATGGAAGGATCCTCCACCAAAGGAACTAAAGATGGAGCTTGCTGTTAGCTGTGTGGGATATTGTGGAGCTGATTTGAAAGCGTTGTGTACTGAAGCAGCTATTAGAGCATTTAGAGAGAAGTATCCTCAGGTCTACACAAGTGATGACAAGTTTGTCATTGATGTTGATTCGGTCAGTGTTGAGAAATACCACTTTTTGGAAGCTATGTCTACAATAACTCCAGCTGCGCATAGGGGATCCATTGTGCATTCAAGGCCACTTTCATCAGTTATTGCTCCCTGTCTGAAGAGGCATCTTGATAAAATAATGGAACGGATTTCTgatatttttccttttctttcatcCGTAGATTTTAGCAAGTTCTCTGCCCTTTCCTATGGATCTTCCATTCCTCTTGTTTATAGACCTCGCCTTTTGATATGTGGTGGTGAGAGTGTTGGACTG GATCATGTGGGACCAGCTGTTTTGCATGAACTTGAGAAGTTTTCTGTTCACTCGTTGGGACTGCCTTCTCTTCTCTCTGATCCAAGTGCAAAGACGCCTGAAGAAGCTCTTGTGCATATTTTTGGGGAAGCCAAGAGAACAACTCCATCCATTCTCTACCTGCCTCAGTTCCATCTTTGGTGGGATACG GCACACGAACAGCTTAGGGCTGTGTTACTGACTCTATTGAATGAGTTACCATCCAACCTTCCAGTTTTGTTGCTAGGAACATCATCAGTGGCTTTCACTGATCTCGAAGAAGAGTGTGCTTCCATATTCTCTTCTCGCAATAT GTACCAAGTGGATCAACCAAGTTATGATGATAGATTGAGATACTTCAATATATTGTTTGAGTCATTGCTCTCGTTCCAAACGGAGGAATCAAGAAACAAGTTAAAGAAACAGAAATCTGCTATTGATCTTCCGAAAGCTCCAAAGGTAGTGGAGGGTCCTAAGGTTTCGGAGCTAAAGGCTAGGGCAGAAGCCGAGCAGCATGCTGTCCGTCGAATGAGGATGTGCCTCCGAGATATTTGTAACCG CATTTTATACAACAAAAGGTTCAATGTGTTTCACTTCCCAGTATCAGAAGAGGAGGTACCTGACTATCGATCAGTAATTCACAAGCCTATGGATATGGCTACTGTCTTGCAGCGGGTGGACTCTGGACAATACCTTACCAGGGCAGCATTTATGAATGATATTGATCTTATTGTCTCGAATGCAAAG ACTTATAATGGGAACGACTACAATGGATCTAGGATCGTCAGTAGAGCATGTGAACTCCGAGACGTG GTGCAAGGTATGTTGTCACAGATGGACCCGTCTTTGGTGTCCTTCTGTGATAAAATCGCTTCACAGGGGGGACCACTGCAGGTTATGGATGATGAAGATAGCTCCATTCTTCAAGCAGCACCTGTTGCTCAGCTGGTTTCTGGCACTAGAATAAGTGCAAGGCTTCGCAATGTGCAGCCAGAAGTAAATCTCTCACAAAGTTATGAAGTGCTTAAGCGGCAAAAGAAAAGTGCAGAAAATGAACAGG GCTTGACTAAAGATGTGGCTGCCAGAGACGAAAGGTCTCCAGAAGATGTAGATTTGTCAAAACCAATTTCCCCAGAAGAAACTCCAAAAGAACCAGATTCAAATGGCACACTGAAAGAAGCCGACAATTCACCAGCTGAAGCAGCAGAAGTACCTGCTCGTCCTGAACCCATGGAGACTGACAGCAGTGAAGTTGCCACCACCGTGAGTACTGGTGACGACTTACTCGGACAGCTAGAAGCCCTAAAGCAACGCTTTATGGAGCACACGGCAGGCTACGGCGTCCCACAGCTGGAGAGGCTGTATTCCCGGATAATGAAAGGCGTGATAGAGTTGACAAGTAAAGAAAGCAATGAAGATCATAGGCGGTTAGTTGTTAGATATTTGTTGACATTTGTTGAGAACAGCGACAATTTTTAA
- the LOC120661234 gene encoding ATPase family AAA domain-containing protein At1g05910-like isoform X1, producing MVAMEGKGDASVTPLRTSDRLRQRPKYYARGYMYYKPAMRKKVKSKKRTAASQIAKKLLRKPAARPPPADSIAANLRRSTRKRRISVNLEGYDTDSSSMEDDDLMRPRYRSSKSKGENNAAHDEVSARPKRQKLSNSIPRREGLRPRRSLRGKRLHAYQESEDEQESSDEQGAEDQRENGNEIEEDAGDDDEVDGGDEAEADGDDEDGEEEQEGRRRYDLRDRSEVRRPSPRKEGKHRPQSPRRVLVHGIGPKNSKYLKKGGSRMHKRPRFSLPDDSDDSLLVDEPDEGPSMPWMRSGRGGMPWLMGGLDMHSPAAWGLNVGASGWGHQGDSSTSLMPGVQTAGPSSKGGADIQPLQVDESVSFKDIGGLSEYIDALKEMVFFPLLYPDFFANYHITPPRGVLLCGPPGTGKTLIARALACAASKAGQKVSFYMRKGADVLSKWVGEAERQLKLLFEEAQKNQPSIIFFDEIDGLAPVRSSKQEQIHNSIVSTLLALMDGLDSRGQVVLIGATNRIDAIDGALRRPGRFDREFYFPLPGYEARAEILDIHTRKWKDPPPKELKMELAVSCVGYCGADLKALCTEAAIRAFREKYPQVYTSDDKFVIDVDSVSVEKYHFLEAMSTITPAAHRGSIVHSRPLSSVIAPCLKRHLDKIMERISDIFPFLSSVDFSKFSALSYGSSIPLVYRPRLLICGGESVGLDHVGPAVLHELEKFSVHSLGLPSLLSDPSAKTPEEALVHIFGEAKRTTPSILYLPQFHLWWDTAHEQLRAVLLTLLNELPSNLPVLLLGTSSVAFTDLEEECASIFSSRNMYQVDQPSYDDRLRYFNILFESLLSFQTEESRNKLKKQKSAIDLPKAPKVVEGPKVSELKARAEAEQHAVRRMRMCLRDICNRILYNKRFNVFHFPVSEEEVPDYRSVIHKPMDMATVLQRVDSGQYLTRAAFMNDIDLIVSNAKTYNGNDYNGSRIVSRACELRDVVQGMLSQMDPSLVSFCDKIASQGGPLQVMDDEDSSILQAAPVAQLVSGTRISARLRNVQPEVNLSQSYEVLKRQKKSAENEQGLTKDVAARDERSPEDVDLSKPISPEETPKEPDSNGTLKEADNSPAEAAEVPARPEPMETDSSEVATTVSTGDDLLGQLEALKQRFMEHTAGYGVPQLERLYSRIMKGVIELTSKESNEDHRRLVVRYLLTFVENSDNF from the exons TCAATTGCAGCAAATTTGCGCCGTTCGACGCGGAAGCGAAGGATTTCTGTAAATCTGGAGGGCTATGATACGGATAGTTCAAGTATGGAAGATGATGATCTTATG AGGCCCAGATATCGTTCTTCAAAGAGTAAAGGGGAAAACAATGCTGCACATGATGAAGTGTCAGCGCGGCCAAAGCGCCAGAAGTTATCCAACTCTATACCTCGCCGCGAAGGTTTACGACCCAGAAGATCTTTGCGAGGAAAAAGGCTGCATGCATACCAGGAATCTGAAGATGAACAGGAAAGCTCTGATGAACAGGGTGCAGAAGATCAAAGAGAAAATGGCAATGAGATTGAGGAGGAtgcaggtgatgatgatgaggttGATGGAGGCGATGAAGCTGAAGCAGATGGagatgatgaagatggtgaggaagaacaagaaggaaggaggagatatGATTTAAGGGATCGTTCAGAGGTTCGTAGACCATCCCCTCGTAAGGAAGGGAAGCACAGGCCACAATCTCCTCGTAGAGTACTAGTTCATGGAATTGGTCCAAAGAACAGCAAATATTTAAAAAAAGGCGGGTCGCGTATGCATAAGCGCCCTCGTTTCTCTTTACCAGACGATTCGGATGATTCCCTTCTTGTGGATGAGCCGGATGAAGGTCCATCCATGCCATGGATGCGTAGTGGGAGGGGAGGTATGCCGTGGTTGATGGGTGGATTGGACATGCATAGTCCAGCAGCATGGGGTCTGAATGTTGGAGCATCTGGTTGGGGTCACCAGGGTGACAGTTCTACTTCACTCATGCCCGGGGTCCAAACTGCGGGACCAAGTTCCAAGGGAGGAGCTGATATTCAGCCTCTGCAAGTTGATGAGAGTGTGAGTTTTAAAGATATTGGTGGACTATCAGAGTACATTGATGCTTTGAAGGAAATGGTTTTCTTCCCTTTGCTGTATCCAGATTTTTTTGCAAACTACCACATTACTCCACCTAGAGGAGTTCTGCTTTGTGGCCCGCCGGGTACTGGAAAAACATTGATTGCCCGTGCCTTAGCTTGTGCTGCCTCTAAAGCCGGCCAGAAGGTCAGTTTTTATATGCGCAAAGGGGCTGATGTTCTTAGTAAATGGGTTGGAGAGGCTGAAAGGCAGCTCAAGTTACTTTTTGAGGAAGCTCAAAAGAATCAGCCATCTATTATATTTTTTGATGAAATTGATGGCCTGGCACCTGTGAGGTCTAGCAAGCAGGAGCAGATTCACAATTCAATTGTTTCGACATTGCTTGCTTTGATGGATGGTCTTGATTCACGTGGGCAAGTTGTCTTGATTGGAGCAACTAACAGAATTGATGCCATTGATGGAGCATTGCGTAGACCTGGCCGATTTGATCGTGAGTTTTATTTTCCTTTACCTGGCTACGAGGCTCGAGCCGAAATACTGGATATTCATACAAGGAAATGGAAGGATCCTCCACCAAAGGAACTAAAGATGGAGCTTGCTGTTAGCTGTGTGGGATATTGTGGAGCTGATTTGAAAGCGTTGTGTACTGAAGCAGCTATTAGAGCATTTAGAGAGAAGTATCCTCAGGTCTACACAAGTGATGACAAGTTTGTCATTGATGTTGATTCGGTCAGTGTTGAGAAATACCACTTTTTGGAAGCTATGTCTACAATAACTCCAGCTGCGCATAGGGGATCCATTGTGCATTCAAGGCCACTTTCATCAGTTATTGCTCCCTGTCTGAAGAGGCATCTTGATAAAATAATGGAACGGATTTCTgatatttttccttttctttcatcCGTAGATTTTAGCAAGTTCTCTGCCCTTTCCTATGGATCTTCCATTCCTCTTGTTTATAGACCTCGCCTTTTGATATGTGGTGGTGAGAGTGTTGGACTG GATCATGTGGGACCAGCTGTTTTGCATGAACTTGAGAAGTTTTCTGTTCACTCGTTGGGACTGCCTTCTCTTCTCTCTGATCCAAGTGCAAAGACGCCTGAAGAAGCTCTTGTGCATATTTTTGGGGAAGCCAAGAGAACAACTCCATCCATTCTCTACCTGCCTCAGTTCCATCTTTGGTGGGATACG GCACACGAACAGCTTAGGGCTGTGTTACTGACTCTATTGAATGAGTTACCATCCAACCTTCCAGTTTTGTTGCTAGGAACATCATCAGTGGCTTTCACTGATCTCGAAGAAGAGTGTGCTTCCATATTCTCTTCTCGCAATAT GTACCAAGTGGATCAACCAAGTTATGATGATAGATTGAGATACTTCAATATATTGTTTGAGTCATTGCTCTCGTTCCAAACGGAGGAATCAAGAAACAAGTTAAAGAAACAGAAATCTGCTATTGATCTTCCGAAAGCTCCAAAGGTAGTGGAGGGTCCTAAGGTTTCGGAGCTAAAGGCTAGGGCAGAAGCCGAGCAGCATGCTGTCCGTCGAATGAGGATGTGCCTCCGAGATATTTGTAACCG CATTTTATACAACAAAAGGTTCAATGTGTTTCACTTCCCAGTATCAGAAGAGGAGGTACCTGACTATCGATCAGTAATTCACAAGCCTATGGATATGGCTACTGTCTTGCAGCGGGTGGACTCTGGACAATACCTTACCAGGGCAGCATTTATGAATGATATTGATCTTATTGTCTCGAATGCAAAG ACTTATAATGGGAACGACTACAATGGATCTAGGATCGTCAGTAGAGCATGTGAACTCCGAGACGTG GTGCAAGGTATGTTGTCACAGATGGACCCGTCTTTGGTGTCCTTCTGTGATAAAATCGCTTCACAGGGGGGACCACTGCAGGTTATGGATGATGAAGATAGCTCCATTCTTCAAGCAGCACCTGTTGCTCAGCTGGTTTCTGGCACTAGAATAAGTGCAAGGCTTCGCAATGTGCAGCCAGAAGTAAATCTCTCACAAAGTTATGAAGTGCTTAAGCGGCAAAAGAAAAGTGCAGAAAATGAACAGG GCTTGACTAAAGATGTGGCTGCCAGAGACGAAAGGTCTCCAGAAGATGTAGATTTGTCAAAACCAATTTCCCCAGAAGAAACTCCAAAAGAACCAGATTCAAATGGCACACTGAAAGAAGCCGACAATTCACCAGCTGAAGCAGCAGAAGTACCTGCTCGTCCTGAACCCATGGAGACTGACAGCAGTGAAGTTGCCACCACCGTGAGTACTGGTGACGACTTACTCGGACAGCTAGAAGCCCTAAAGCAACGCTTTATGGAGCACACGGCAGGCTACGGCGTCCCACAGCTGGAGAGGCTGTATTCCCGGATAATGAAAGGCGTGATAGAGTTGACAAGTAAAGAAAGCAATGAAGATCATAGGCGGTTAGTTGTTAGATATTTGTTGACATTTGTTGAGAACAGCGACAATTTTTAA